A single Eulemur rufifrons isolate Redbay chromosome 9, OSU_ERuf_1, whole genome shotgun sequence DNA region contains:
- the EIF1 gene encoding eukaryotic translation initiation factor 1, with amino-acid sequence MSAIQNLHSFDPFADASKGDDLLPAGTEDYIHIRIQQRNGRKTLTTVQGIADDYDKKKLVKAFKKKFACNGTVIEHPEYGEVIQLQGDQRKNICQFLVEIGLAKDDQLKVHGF; translated from the exons ATGTCCGCTATCCAGAACCTCCACTCTTTCG ACCCCTTTGCTGATGCAAGTAAGGGTGATGACCTGCTTCCTGCTGGCACTGAGGATTATATCCATATAAGAATTCAACAGAGAAACGGCAGGAAGACCCTTACTACTGTCCAAGGGATCGCTGATGATTAcgataaaaagaaattagtgaaGGCGTTTAAGAAG AAATTTGCCTGCAATGGTACTGTAATTGAGCATCCAGAATATGGAGAAGTAATTCAGCTACAGGGTGACCAGCGCAAGAACATATGCCAGTTCCTTGTAGAG ATTGGACTGGCTAAGGACGATCAGCTGAAGGTTCATGGGTTTTAA